A window from Bufo bufo chromosome 1, aBufBuf1.1, whole genome shotgun sequence encodes these proteins:
- the LOC120995202 gene encoding urotensin-2-like — MHKLFSCGLILAIVFSPLRSLPILDPSEISFRIPASQVIILRWRRFADSRLFSIFLLIDSKMDFGDVSSWDDTHLLQNLPSFLDKGRDIDIDTDDIFGKEGLSLGTYNMDNVMKEEWLDKQPHMSLLSRLQSKERKPYKKRAGNLSECFWKYCV; from the exons ATGCACAAACTCTTCTCCTGCGGGCTCATCCTTGCCATTGTCTTCAGTCCACTCCGATCACTTCCAATCTTGGACCCTAGCGAGATTTCCTTTCGAATACCAG CATCTCAGGTCATTATTCTTCGATGGCGACGCTTTGCTGACAGTCGTCTATTTTCCATCTTCCTTTTGATAGATTCAAAGATGGATTTTGGAGATGTGAGCAGCTGGGATGACACCCACTTATTACAGAATCTGCCTTCATTTCTGGACAAGGGCAGAGACATAGATATTGATACAGATGACATTTTCGGCAAAGAAG GTCTTAGTCTTGGAACCTATAATATGGACAATGTTATGAAAGAG GAGTGGTTGGACAAGCAGCCACATATGTCACTTTTGAGCCGTCTACAGTCTAAAGAGCGTAAACCTTATAAGAAGCGAGCAGGGAATTTGTCTGAATGTTTTTGGAAATACTGTGTTTAA